The Caballeronia sp. SL2Y3 genome includes a window with the following:
- a CDS encoding porin, with translation MKKSLLALAALGVFAGAAHAQSSVTLYGIIDAGFVYSNNVGGQKLYAMSSGNVQGSRWGLRGTEDLGGGLKALFVLENGFNVFNGRLAQGGSEFGRQAYVGLSTAQFGTVTLGRQYDSVVDFTGAFEVGSQWATYYGAHPGDLDNMNNSNRVNNAIKFTSANYAGFTFGGLYSLGGNAGQFNRNQIWSVGLGYSQGPLQLGAGYLNVKDPNYSFFGNTPASSTTGSNMGGSRVYSGYASAHTQQVISAGAAYTFGAATVGATYSNTQFKDVGREAGTGLNPAGYTGGTGKFHNAEINFKYQLTPALLVGAAYDYTKGYGLGNAKYHQGMLGADYFLSKRTDVYIDGVYQHASGTDSTRGAAVANINGLSPSSTSNQVAALVGIRHKF, from the coding sequence ATGAAAAAGTCGCTTCTCGCTCTCGCAGCATTGGGCGTCTTCGCTGGCGCCGCACATGCGCAGAGCAGCGTGACGCTGTACGGCATCATCGACGCAGGTTTCGTCTATTCCAATAATGTCGGCGGTCAAAAGCTGTATGCAATGAGCAGCGGCAACGTGCAGGGCAGCCGTTGGGGCCTGCGTGGCACGGAAGATCTGGGCGGCGGCCTGAAGGCCCTGTTCGTGTTGGAGAACGGCTTCAACGTGTTCAACGGCCGTCTCGCCCAAGGCGGCTCGGAGTTCGGCCGTCAGGCGTATGTGGGGCTGTCGACGGCGCAATTCGGCACGGTCACGCTGGGTCGCCAGTATGACTCCGTGGTCGACTTCACCGGTGCGTTCGAAGTCGGCAGCCAGTGGGCGACGTACTACGGTGCGCACCCGGGCGACCTCGACAACATGAACAACTCGAACCGCGTGAACAACGCGATCAAGTTCACGAGCGCCAATTACGCAGGCTTCACGTTCGGCGGTCTGTATAGCCTCGGCGGCAACGCTGGCCAGTTCAACCGCAACCAGATTTGGTCGGTCGGCCTCGGCTACTCGCAAGGTCCGCTGCAATTGGGCGCGGGCTACCTGAACGTCAAGGACCCGAACTACTCGTTCTTCGGCAACACGCCGGCGTCGAGCACGACGGGCTCGAACATGGGCGGCAGCCGCGTGTATTCCGGCTACGCTTCGGCTCATACGCAGCAAGTGATCTCGGCAGGCGCGGCTTACACGTTCGGCGCAGCAACGGTCGGCGCAACGTATAGCAACACGCAGTTCAAGGATGTCGGCAGGGAAGCAGGCACGGGTCTGAACCCGGCTGGCTACACGGGCGGCACGGGCAAGTTCCACAACGCCGAAATCAACTTCAAGTATCAGCTGACCCCGGCTCTGCTGGTTGGCGCTGCCTACGACTACACGAAGGGTTACGGCCTGGGCAATGCCAAGTATCACCAAGGCATGCTGGGCGCGGACTACTTCCTGTCGAAGCGCACGGACGTGTATATCGACGGCGTGTATCAGCACGCTTCGGGCACGGACTCGACGCGTGGCGCCGCAGTCGCCAACATCAACGGCCTGTCGCCGTCGTCGACGTCGAACCAGGTGGCAGCGCTGGTCGGTATCCGCCACAAGTTCTAA
- a CDS encoding long-chain fatty acid--CoA ligase, producing the protein MEKLWLKSYPAGVPAEIDVSAYRSVSQLLEDSFRNNRDRRAFLCMGQAITYGELDDMSKKLAAWLQHRGLKRGARVALMMPNVLQYPVAIAAVLRAGYIVVNVNPLYTPRELEHQLRDSGAEAIVILENFATTLEAVIKNTAIKHVVVAAMGDLMGMKGLLVNLVVRKVKKMVPAFNLPGSIRFNDAISEGSRHALEPVAQTPEDVAFLQYTGGTTGVAKGATLTHRNLIANVLQSEVWLEPARRQRPDIDQFVCVVALPLYHIFALTVCGMLTIRTGGLGVLIPNPRDIAGTIKGLKGIPINTFPAVNTLYNALLNHPDFSKLDFSKLIAANGGGMAVQEAVAKRWFAVTGVPIVEGYGLSETSPCVTCNPVTATEYTGTIGLPLPSTEVSIRDDDNNEVPLGQAGEICIKGPQVMAGYWNRPDETAKVMTPDGFFRSGDVGVFDERGYVKIVDRKKDMILVSGFNVYPNEIEDVVAMLPGVFEVAAVGVKDQNSGEAVKLFIVRKDDNLTEADVIAFCKERLTGYKRPRIIEFRKDLPKSNVGKILRRELRDGTV; encoded by the coding sequence ATGGAGAAACTCTGGCTGAAATCGTATCCGGCCGGCGTACCCGCGGAGATCGACGTGTCGGCGTACCGGTCGGTCTCACAGTTGCTCGAAGACAGTTTTCGCAACAACCGCGACCGTCGCGCCTTCCTCTGCATGGGGCAGGCGATCACTTACGGCGAGCTCGACGACATGTCGAAAAAGCTCGCTGCGTGGTTGCAGCACAGGGGACTGAAACGCGGCGCGCGCGTCGCGCTGATGATGCCGAACGTGCTGCAATACCCGGTCGCCATTGCCGCTGTGCTGCGCGCGGGCTATATCGTCGTGAACGTGAATCCGCTGTACACGCCGCGCGAGCTTGAACATCAGCTTCGCGACAGCGGCGCGGAGGCCATCGTCATTCTGGAGAACTTCGCGACCACGCTCGAAGCCGTGATCAAGAACACGGCGATCAAGCATGTCGTCGTCGCCGCAATGGGCGACCTGATGGGCATGAAAGGCCTGCTGGTGAATCTCGTCGTCCGCAAAGTGAAGAAGATGGTGCCTGCGTTCAATCTGCCAGGCAGCATCCGCTTCAACGATGCGATCAGCGAAGGCAGCCGCCACGCGCTGGAGCCGGTCGCGCAGACACCGGAGGACGTCGCGTTCCTCCAGTACACCGGCGGCACCACCGGCGTGGCGAAGGGCGCGACGCTGACGCATCGGAACCTGATCGCCAACGTGCTGCAATCGGAAGTGTGGCTGGAACCGGCGCGCAGACAGCGGCCCGACATCGACCAGTTCGTGTGCGTCGTCGCGCTGCCGCTGTATCACATCTTCGCGTTGACGGTGTGCGGCATGCTCACCATCCGCACGGGCGGGCTGGGCGTGCTGATTCCGAATCCGCGCGATATCGCGGGCACCATCAAGGGACTGAAGGGCATTCCCATCAACACGTTCCCGGCGGTGAACACGCTCTATAACGCGTTGCTGAATCATCCCGACTTCTCGAAGCTGGATTTCTCCAAGCTGATCGCGGCGAACGGCGGCGGCATGGCGGTTCAGGAAGCGGTCGCAAAGCGCTGGTTCGCGGTGACCGGCGTGCCTATCGTCGAAGGCTATGGGCTGTCGGAGACTTCGCCCTGCGTCACGTGCAATCCCGTGACGGCCACCGAGTACACCGGCACCATCGGCTTGCCGCTGCCATCGACCGAAGTCTCGATCCGCGACGACGACAACAACGAAGTGCCGCTCGGCCAGGCGGGCGAGATCTGCATCAAGGGACCGCAGGTGATGGCGGGCTACTGGAATCGCCCGGACGAAACGGCCAAGGTGATGACGCCCGATGGTTTCTTCCGCTCAGGCGATGTCGGCGTGTTCGACGAGCGCGGCTACGTGAAGATCGTCGATCGCAAGAAGGACATGATTCTCGTCTCGGGCTTCAACGTGTATCCGAACGAAATCGAGGATGTCGTGGCGATGCTGCCGGGCGTGTTCGAAGTGGCCGCGGTCGGCGTGAAGGATCAGAATTCGGGCGAGGCGGTGAAGCTCTTTATCGTGCGCAAGGACGACAACCTGACCGAAGCGGACGTGATCGCGTTCTGCAAGGAACGGCTGACGGGCTATAAGCGGCCGCGCATCATCGAGTTTCGCAAGGACTTGCCGAAGAGCAATGTGGGCAAGATCCTTCGCCGCGAGTTGCGCGACGGTACAGTCTGA
- a CDS encoding molybdopterin-dependent oxidoreductase produces the protein MNAPAEFARAVCPHDCPDTCAMRVTVENGRAVKVSGDPDHPPTQGVLCTKVTRYAERTHHKDRLLTPLIRVGPKGSSRFERISWEAGLQIAAERLGAIARRAPEAILPYSYAGTMGLVQGESIAARLFNVLGASRLDRTICAAAGAAGLRYTYGAGIGMHVEFFEESELILIWGANPIASSLHFWTRAQEAKRRGAKLIAIDPYRSLTAEKCHQHIALRPGTDAALALGMIHVLIRDNLLDHEYIADHTVGFDALAARAAQYPPSRVATICGIEEQTVVDLARAFGSTKKAAIRLNYGMQRVRGGGNAVRAVACLPSLTGAWRERSGGLLLSSSGWAPVDNAALERPDLLPAWPNKLPRSINMNAIGDALLHPGDAAFGPKIEALIVYNSNPVAVAPDSAKVAAGFAREDLFTIVLEHFQTDTADYADLIFPATTQLEHLDVHKSYGHTHIMANLPAIPPVGESRPNTDFFRGLARAMHLTEPALFETDEQIASKAFRWDDPTLNGRGWEALKASRWLELDIPDAPLAHGGFRTPSGKCEFFSERLAREGMDPLPDYLPPYESAEAAPELVARYPLAMISPPARNFLNSSFVNIESLRATEAEPHLDIHPADADARGIADGAQVRIFNDRGSMQARARVTDRAREGVVVGLSIWWKKLSPDGCNANQVTSQALTDLGGSATFYDCLVEVESVH, from the coding sequence ATGAACGCCCCAGCCGAGTTTGCCCGAGCCGTTTGCCCGCACGATTGCCCCGACACCTGCGCGATGCGCGTCACCGTAGAGAACGGCCGGGCAGTGAAGGTGAGCGGCGACCCGGATCATCCGCCGACGCAAGGCGTGCTCTGCACGAAGGTCACGCGATACGCCGAGCGAACGCATCACAAGGACCGCCTGCTCACGCCGTTGATCCGTGTCGGGCCGAAGGGGTCCAGTCGTTTCGAACGGATCAGTTGGGAGGCGGGGCTGCAAATAGCCGCCGAGCGCCTGGGCGCGATCGCGCGCCGTGCGCCGGAAGCGATCCTTCCGTACAGCTACGCCGGCACCATGGGCCTCGTCCAGGGCGAAAGCATCGCCGCGCGACTTTTCAATGTGCTCGGCGCGTCGCGGCTGGATCGCACGATTTGCGCGGCAGCCGGTGCGGCCGGGCTGCGCTACACGTATGGCGCGGGCATCGGCATGCACGTCGAGTTCTTCGAGGAAAGCGAGCTGATCCTGATCTGGGGCGCGAACCCGATCGCGTCGAGCCTGCACTTCTGGACGCGCGCGCAGGAGGCGAAGCGGCGCGGCGCGAAACTGATCGCAATCGATCCGTATCGGTCGCTGACCGCCGAGAAATGCCATCAGCACATCGCGCTGCGGCCCGGCACGGATGCCGCGCTCGCGCTCGGCATGATTCACGTGCTGATCCGCGACAACCTGCTCGATCACGAGTACATCGCAGACCACACCGTTGGTTTCGACGCGCTCGCGGCGCGGGCCGCGCAGTATCCGCCGTCGCGCGTGGCGACGATTTGCGGCATCGAGGAACAAACCGTCGTGGATCTCGCGCGTGCATTCGGCTCCACCAAGAAAGCTGCCATCCGCCTGAACTACGGCATGCAGCGCGTGCGCGGCGGTGGCAACGCGGTGCGCGCCGTCGCGTGTCTGCCATCGCTGACGGGTGCGTGGCGCGAGCGGTCGGGCGGTCTATTGTTGTCGTCGTCGGGATGGGCACCGGTCGACAACGCCGCGCTCGAGCGCCCGGACTTGCTGCCGGCTTGGCCGAATAAGCTGCCGCGCAGCATCAATATGAACGCAATCGGCGACGCCTTGCTCCATCCGGGCGATGCTGCGTTCGGGCCGAAAATCGAAGCCCTGATCGTCTACAACTCGAACCCGGTCGCCGTTGCGCCGGACTCGGCGAAAGTTGCGGCTGGCTTCGCGCGCGAGGACTTGTTCACCATCGTGCTCGAGCACTTCCAGACCGATACAGCCGACTACGCCGACCTGATCTTTCCGGCGACCACGCAGCTCGAGCACCTCGACGTCCACAAGTCGTACGGCCACACGCACATCATGGCGAACCTGCCGGCCATACCGCCGGTGGGCGAATCTCGTCCGAACACCGATTTCTTCCGCGGCCTTGCCCGCGCGATGCATCTCACCGAGCCTGCTCTCTTCGAAACGGATGAGCAGATCGCGTCGAAAGCCTTTCGCTGGGACGACCCCACGCTGAACGGCCGCGGATGGGAAGCACTGAAGGCGTCGCGCTGGCTCGAACTCGACATTCCCGACGCGCCGCTCGCGCACGGAGGATTCCGCACGCCATCAGGAAAGTGCGAGTTCTTCAGCGAACGTCTCGCACGCGAAGGCATGGACCCGCTGCCGGATTACCTTCCGCCGTACGAGTCGGCGGAAGCGGCGCCGGAGCTCGTCGCGCGCTATCCGCTCGCGATGATCTCGCCGCCCGCGCGCAACTTCCTGAACAGCAGCTTCGTGAACATCGAAAGTCTGCGCGCGACGGAAGCAGAGCCGCATCTCGATATTCATCCGGCCGACGCGGACGCGCGCGGTATCGCGGACGGCGCGCAGGTGCGCATTTTCAATGATCGCGGGTCGATGCAGGCGCGTGCGCGCGTCACCGATAGGGCGCGCGAAGGCGTGGTCGTCGGCTTGTCGATCTGGTGGAAGAAGTTGTCCCCCGATGGCTGCAACGCCAATCAAGTAACGAGCCAGGCTTTGACCGATCTGGGGGGATCGGCGACGTTCTACGATTGCCTGGTGGAAGTGGAGTCAGTGCATTGA
- a CDS encoding M20 aminoacylase family protein yields the protein MNLIPEIEASHDEIQALRRTIHAHPELRYEEIGTAKLVAENLERWGITVHRGLGKTGVVGVLKRGLGRASIGLRADMDALPIQEINSFGHKSTHAGRMHACGHDGHTAMLLGAAKYLAEHGKFDGTVVFIFQPAEEGGAGGKAMIDDGLFTRFPVDAVFGIHNWPGIPAGHFGVTEGPIMASSNEFRITVRGVGSHAALPHNGRDPVFSAVQIANALQSIITRNKKPLDTAVLSITQIHAGEAVNVVPDHAWLGGTVRTFTVETLDLIEARMRKIADATALAYDCEAEVYFRRSYPPTINDPTQTKFAAEVMGEVVGEQNVDSSVEPTMGAEDFSFMLLEKPGCYAFLGNGDGAHREHGHGEGPCMLHNASYDFNDALLSVGSSYWVRLAERFLAR from the coding sequence ATGAATCTGATACCGGAAATCGAAGCATCTCACGATGAAATCCAGGCTCTCCGACGAACGATCCACGCTCATCCCGAACTGCGCTATGAAGAGATAGGGACTGCGAAACTGGTGGCGGAGAATCTCGAACGTTGGGGCATTACGGTCCACCGAGGCTTGGGGAAGACAGGGGTCGTTGGCGTTTTGAAGCGTGGGTTGGGCCGCGCGTCTATCGGGCTGCGCGCCGACATGGACGCCTTGCCGATTCAGGAGATCAACAGCTTCGGCCATAAATCGACTCACGCCGGACGCATGCACGCGTGCGGTCACGACGGGCACACGGCCATGCTGCTCGGCGCGGCGAAGTACCTCGCGGAACACGGAAAGTTCGACGGGACGGTCGTCTTCATCTTTCAACCGGCAGAAGAAGGCGGCGCCGGCGGGAAGGCCATGATCGACGATGGACTTTTCACCCGCTTTCCAGTCGACGCCGTCTTCGGCATCCACAACTGGCCTGGCATTCCGGCAGGGCACTTCGGCGTGACGGAAGGCCCGATCATGGCGTCGAGCAATGAGTTTCGAATTACCGTCCGCGGAGTTGGGTCGCACGCCGCTTTGCCGCATAACGGACGGGATCCCGTCTTCAGCGCAGTTCAAATCGCTAACGCGCTGCAGAGCATCATCACGCGCAACAAGAAGCCGCTCGATACGGCCGTGTTATCGATCACGCAGATCCATGCGGGCGAAGCGGTCAACGTGGTGCCGGATCATGCGTGGCTGGGCGGCACGGTGCGGACTTTTACGGTGGAAACGCTCGACTTGATCGAAGCGCGCATGCGGAAGATTGCTGATGCGACCGCCTTAGCTTACGACTGCGAAGCCGAAGTCTACTTCCGTCGAAGCTATCCGCCGACAATCAATGATCCGACGCAAACGAAATTTGCGGCCGAGGTAATGGGTGAAGTGGTCGGCGAGCAGAACGTCGACTCTTCCGTCGAACCGACGATGGGCGCTGAAGACTTCTCCTTCATGCTGCTCGAGAAGCCGGGCTGCTACGCGTTCTTGGGTAATGGAGATGGGGCGCACCGCGAGCATGGACACGGTGAAGGTCCGTGCATGCTGCATAACGCGAGCTACGATTTCAACGACGCGTTACTGTCCGTCGGCTCGTCGTATTGGGTTAGGCTTGCTGAGCGGTTCTTAGCCCGGTGA
- a CDS encoding enoyl-CoA hydratase: MTYENLLVETRGRVGLITLNRPKALNALNDALMDELGAALKAFDADDDIGAIVLTGSEKAFAAGADIGMMAKYSYIDVYKGDYITRNWETIRSIRKPVIAAVAGFALGGGCELAMMCDIVIAADTAKFGQPEIKLGVIPGAGGTQRLPRAVSKAKAMDMCLTARMMDAAEAERAGLVSRVVGAERLLDEAVEAATVIAGFSLPAVMMAKESVNRAYETTLAEGVHFERRLFHSLFATEDQKEGMSAFVEKRKPAFKHR, translated from the coding sequence ATGACTTACGAGAATCTGCTGGTCGAGACACGCGGGCGGGTCGGGCTGATTACGCTGAATCGTCCCAAGGCGCTGAACGCGCTGAACGACGCGTTAATGGATGAACTCGGCGCGGCCCTGAAGGCGTTCGACGCGGACGACGACATCGGTGCGATCGTGCTGACCGGCAGTGAGAAGGCTTTTGCGGCGGGCGCGGACATCGGCATGATGGCCAAGTATTCTTATATAGACGTCTACAAAGGCGACTACATCACGCGAAACTGGGAGACGATCCGGTCCATTCGAAAGCCGGTCATCGCGGCGGTGGCCGGGTTCGCGCTCGGCGGCGGCTGCGAGTTGGCCATGATGTGCGACATCGTCATCGCGGCGGACACGGCGAAGTTCGGTCAGCCTGAAATAAAGCTCGGCGTGATTCCGGGAGCGGGTGGCACACAGCGGTTGCCGCGTGCCGTATCCAAGGCAAAAGCGATGGACATGTGCCTTACGGCCCGAATGATGGACGCCGCCGAAGCCGAGCGTGCGGGACTGGTGTCACGCGTGGTCGGGGCGGAGCGTCTGCTCGACGAGGCTGTCGAGGCTGCCACCGTCATCGCCGGCTTCTCGTTGCCCGCGGTGATGATGGCCAAGGAGTCGGTGAACCGCGCCTACGAGACGACGCTCGCCGAAGGCGTCCACTTCGAGCGGCGTTTGTTTCATTCGCTGTTCGCGACCGAGGATCAGAAGGAGGGAATGTCGGCGTTCGTCGAGAAGCGCAAACCGGCGTTCAAACATCGATAA
- the paaN gene encoding phenylacetic acid degradation protein PaaN translates to MTHPLFTKHEAMLDKALAAIETRGYWSPFAEMPSPKVYGETANADGEATFKAHLGKTFELDQPSTGETVGKEQSPFGIALDIRYPKADPDALIHTAAEAQAEWRAAGPQAWVGVSLEILSRLNRASFEIGYSVMHTTGQAFMMAFQAGGPHAQDRALEAVVYAWDQLRRIPAEAHWEKPQGKNPPLAMQKRYTVVPRGTGLVLGCCTFPTWNGYPGLFADLATGNAVIVKPHPGAILPLAITVRIAREVLREAGFDPNIVTLLATEPDDGALVQQLAVRPEIKVIDFTGSTQNGTWLERNAHQAQVYTEKAGVNQIVIDSVDDMKAAARNIAFSLALYSGQMCTAPQNIYVPRDGIRTADGHLSFDDVAKSLASAVEKLTSDPARAVDLIGAIQNEGVVARIAEARAIGEVLLDSWTLAHPAFPDARIHTPLMLKMDARSDQPKFTKEWFGPISFVIATDSTAHSLDLAGSIAQEHGALTLSVYSTDDAVIHSAHDAAIRGGVALSINLTGGVFVNQSAAFSDFHGTGANPAANAALADAAFVANRFRVVQSRVHVAPKATPAEAGQTA, encoded by the coding sequence ATGACACATCCGCTATTCACGAAGCATGAGGCGATGCTCGACAAAGCTCTCGCTGCCATCGAAACCCGCGGCTACTGGAGCCCGTTCGCCGAAATGCCCAGTCCCAAAGTGTACGGGGAAACCGCCAACGCGGACGGAGAAGCGACGTTCAAGGCGCACCTCGGCAAGACGTTCGAGCTGGACCAACCGTCGACGGGCGAAACCGTCGGCAAAGAGCAATCGCCTTTCGGCATCGCGCTCGATATTCGCTATCCGAAGGCGGACCCGGACGCGCTCATTCACACAGCCGCCGAAGCGCAAGCCGAATGGCGCGCCGCCGGTCCGCAGGCTTGGGTCGGCGTGAGCCTCGAGATCCTGTCACGTCTTAATCGCGCGAGCTTCGAGATCGGCTACAGCGTCATGCACACCACCGGACAGGCTTTCATGATGGCCTTCCAGGCAGGCGGCCCGCACGCGCAGGACCGCGCGCTCGAGGCCGTGGTCTACGCCTGGGACCAGTTGCGCCGGATTCCTGCCGAAGCGCACTGGGAAAAGCCGCAGGGCAAGAATCCGCCACTCGCCATGCAAAAGCGTTACACCGTCGTGCCTCGCGGCACGGGGCTCGTGCTCGGCTGCTGCACTTTCCCGACGTGGAATGGATACCCGGGCCTTTTCGCCGATCTCGCCACCGGCAACGCCGTTATCGTCAAGCCACACCCCGGTGCAATCCTGCCGCTGGCAATCACCGTCCGCATTGCCCGCGAGGTGCTTCGCGAAGCGGGCTTCGATCCCAACATCGTCACGCTGCTCGCAACTGAACCGGACGATGGCGCACTTGTTCAGCAGCTTGCGGTTCGCCCCGAGATCAAGGTCATCGACTTCACCGGTAGCACGCAAAACGGCACGTGGCTCGAGCGCAATGCGCATCAGGCTCAGGTCTACACCGAGAAGGCGGGCGTCAATCAGATCGTCATCGATTCCGTGGACGACATGAAAGCGGCCGCCCGCAATATCGCGTTCTCGCTCGCGCTTTACTCCGGCCAGATGTGCACCGCGCCGCAGAACATCTATGTGCCGCGCGACGGCATCCGTACCGCCGACGGTCACCTGAGCTTCGACGATGTCGCGAAGTCGCTCGCCAGCGCGGTCGAGAAGCTGACCTCCGATCCGGCGCGCGCCGTCGATCTGATCGGCGCGATCCAGAACGAAGGCGTCGTCGCGCGCATCGCCGAGGCCCGCGCAATCGGCGAGGTATTGCTCGATAGCTGGACGCTCGCCCATCCGGCTTTCCCCGACGCGCGCATTCATACGCCTCTCATGCTAAAGATGGACGCGCGCTCCGACCAACCGAAGTTCACCAAGGAATGGTTCGGGCCCATCTCGTTCGTCATCGCAACGGATTCGACCGCGCACTCCCTCGACCTCGCCGGCTCGATCGCTCAGGAGCACGGCGCGCTCACGTTGTCCGTCTACAGCACCGACGACGCCGTTATCCACTCCGCGCATGACGCCGCGATACGCGGGGGCGTCGCGCTTTCAATCAATCTGACCGGTGGCGTGTTCGTCAATCAGTCGGCCGCGTTTTCGGACTTCCACGGCACGGGCGCGAACCCGGCCGCCAACGCTGCGCTCGCGGATGCCGCGTTCGTCGCGAATCGCTTCCGCGTTGTCCAGAGCCGGGTTCATGTTGCCCCGAAAGCAACGCCCGCGGAAGCTGGCCAAACGGCATAG
- the paaG gene encoding 2-(1,2-epoxy-1,2-dihydrophenyl)acetyl-CoA isomerase PaaG — translation MSEKSVLYHIDGDTRVATITLNRPDKLNSFTREMHGHLSHALTEIEASNARAVVITGAGRGFCAGQDLADLDFTPGSMSDLGELIDAHFNPLVRRLQTMPLPVIAAVNGTAAGAGANLAMACDLVIAARSASFIQAFVKIGLVPDSGGTWLLPRRVGEARALALALTGEKLSADNAEAWGIVWRVVEDGELQQAAAQLAAQLAQQPARAVAAIKQLMRASANNTFDAQLDLERDIQRELGASPDYIEGVAAFKEKRAPRFEGL, via the coding sequence ATGTCAGAGAAGTCTGTCCTGTACCACATTGACGGCGATACGCGCGTCGCGACCATTACGCTGAACCGCCCGGACAAGCTGAACAGTTTCACGCGCGAGATGCACGGCCATCTCAGCCACGCGCTCACGGAGATCGAGGCCAGCAACGCGCGCGCGGTCGTCATCACGGGCGCGGGGCGCGGCTTCTGTGCGGGGCAGGACTTGGCCGACCTCGACTTCACGCCCGGTTCGATGTCCGACCTTGGCGAGCTGATCGACGCGCACTTCAATCCGCTCGTGCGTCGCCTGCAGACGATGCCGCTGCCCGTCATCGCTGCCGTCAACGGCACGGCCGCCGGCGCGGGAGCGAATCTGGCGATGGCGTGCGACCTCGTCATCGCCGCGCGCTCGGCGAGCTTCATCCAGGCATTCGTGAAGATCGGCCTAGTTCCGGACTCGGGCGGGACGTGGCTGCTGCCGCGCCGCGTCGGCGAAGCGCGAGCCCTCGCCCTCGCGCTCACCGGCGAGAAGTTGAGCGCGGATAACGCGGAAGCCTGGGGCATCGTGTGGCGGGTCGTCGAAGACGGTGAATTGCAGCAGGCAGCCGCGCAACTGGCGGCGCAACTCGCGCAACAGCCGGCGCGCGCAGTGGCCGCAATCAAACAACTGATGCGTGCGAGCGCGAACAACACATTCGACGCCCAACTTGACCTCGAACGCGATATTCAGCGCGAACTCGGCGCGTCGCCCGACTATATCGAAGGCGTCGCAGCGTTCAAGGAAAAGCGCGCGCCGCGCTTCGAGGGCCTGTAA
- the paaI gene encoding hydroxyphenylacetyl-CoA thioesterase PaaI, whose protein sequence is MYEADACSRTLGIELIEVRPGYARLQMNVRPDFLNGHAICHGGLIFTLADSAFAFACNSYNVSTVAAGCSIEFLRPVQGGDRLTAEAVEQTLSGRAGIYDIRVTNRESETVAMFRGKSAQIKGTVIPV, encoded by the coding sequence ATGTACGAAGCGGACGCTTGCTCGCGCACGCTCGGCATCGAGTTGATCGAAGTGCGCCCGGGCTATGCCCGCCTGCAGATGAACGTCCGTCCCGACTTTCTCAACGGTCACGCCATCTGCCACGGCGGTCTCATCTTCACGCTTGCGGATTCCGCGTTCGCTTTCGCGTGCAATTCGTACAACGTGAGCACGGTCGCGGCGGGCTGCTCGATTGAGTTTTTGCGGCCCGTGCAGGGCGGCGACCGGCTGACTGCGGAGGCAGTCGAACAGACATTGAGCGGACGCGCCGGCATCTACGACATCCGCGTGACCAACCGCGAAAGCGAAACGGTAGCGATGTTTCGCGGCAAGTCGGCACAAATCAAGGGAACCGTGATTCCCGTCTGA